The genomic DNA GTTGACGATCATCTTGCCCTTGTTGGCGCCCTTCATCAGGTCAATGAAGGCCTGGGGCGCATTTTCGAGGCCGTCCACGAAGGTTTCGTCATAGCTGACCGCGCCTTCCTGCAGCCACGTGGCCATTTGGGTGTTGAACTCGTCCACATACCGGCTGTAGCTGCCCACAATGAATCCGCGCAGGGTGATTTCCTTGCCGATGGCGAGGGCCAGGTTGCGGGGGCCGGAGGCGGCACCCTTGTCGTTGTACTGGGAAATCGCACCGCACATGGCCACCCGGCCGCCCTTGTTCATCACCGAGAGTGCGGCTTCAAGGTGCTCGCCTCCCACGTTGTCGAAGTAGACGTCAATGCCGTCCGCACCGGCAGCCTTCTTCAGGGAGTCCTTCACGGGACCGTCGTGGTAGTTGAAGGCCTCGTCGAAGCCGAGGTCTAGCAGGCGCTGGACTTTTTCCGCCGAACCGGCGCTGCCAATGACCTTCTTTGCTCCCATGACCTTCGCGATCTGGCCGACCAGTGAGCCAACGGCGCCGGCTGCCCCGGAGACGAACACCACGTCCCCTTCCCGAAACTCTGCCACCTTGGTCAGGCCGATGTAGGCGGTTTCACCCGGCATGCCGAGCACACCCAGATACGCACTGGCCGGGGCCAGATCGGTATCGATGACACGTGCACGGGCCCCGTCCAGGACTGCGTAGTCGCGCCAGCCGAGCCAGTGAACCACCTTGTCGCCGGGCTTGTGCGCGTCCGAACGGGATTCCACCACTTCACCGATGGCTCCGCCTTCCAGCGGGGCGTCGAGCTTAAAGGGCGGGACGTATGATTTCACGTCGTTCATGCGCCCGCGCATGTAGGGGTCCACGGACATGTGCAGGTTGCGCACAAGCACCTGCCCGTCCTGCAGTTCCGGGACCGTCACCTCGGTGAGGCGGAAGTTCTCTTCCGACGGCCACCCCGTGGGGCGGGAAGCAAGGTGGATTTCACGGCCGGTTTCGGGGTACGTGCTCATCAAGTGAACCTAACTGTTGGGATGGATGGTGCGGATGGTCTTACCGTGACGGTGCCTCATGGTCCTTCACCACGGCCTGCCGCAGTGCCGAATTCACCTTCGCCAGCGTGTCCTGCAGGCTGCGCAGTTCCTCCGGGTCGAGGCCGGCAGCCGCCGCAACGCGGTCAGGAAGGTCCCGGGACTTCTGTTCCAGGGCGCGGCCGGCAGCAGTGAGGTGGACCCGGACCCGTCGTTCGTCCTCGACGGCGCGGTGGCGCTGCACCAGTGCTGCCGCTTCCAGGCGTTTAATCAGCGGCGAGAGTGTGCCCGAGTCCAGTTCCAACGCCTGCCCCAGGTCCCGGACGCTTTGCCCGTCCTGTTCCCAGAGCAGGGTCATCACGAGGAACTGCGGGTAGGTGAGGTTCAGTTCCTCGAGCATGGGCCGGTACAGGGACGTGGCCGCACGGGAGGCGGAGTACAGCGAAAAGCACACCTGACGCTGCAGTGATTCGTTCATCCGCCCACCCTAGGACACGATTCAATTGTGCACAACCAAGTGGTGCACCAACCGTGGGTGCACCACAGCTGTGCCGGACATACTTCCGGGACCGGCCGTTGGTTCCCGGCTACAGCACCCTCCGGCGCATAGGCTGTGCGGATGCACTCCCCTACAGTTCCGGTCACCGATTACCGCCGCACCGCCAGCCGCCGGCCCTGGGCCGGCCTGCCCGCGCCCGTCCGGCAGGAACTGACGGACCTGCTGGGCGGCAGCGTCACGTCCGTACGGCCGGCCGGCGGAGGGTTTACGCCGGGATTCGCCGCAGTGCTCTCCCACGGCGAAGGGCGCAGCATTTTCGTGAAGGCGGCACCGGCGTCGGACGCGTTTGTCTACCCCGCCTACGCACGGGAGGCCCAGGTGGCCCCGCTCCTGCCTCCGGACATGCCGGCGCCCCGCCTGCTGGGTACCCGCACCGTCACCGCCGCGGACACGGACTGGCTTCTCCTGGCCTACGAGGCCGTGGACGGAACAATGCCCGGGCACCCGTGGACCGGGACGGACCTCGCCGCGATAGAGGCATCCTGCACCGCATCAATCCGTCTCCTGTCGAACTTCCCGGGGCACCTCTCCGGCAGCCCGGTTTCACAGGACATCACCGCGGTTCCGTCCCCGTTCCAGGCTGTGGCCGACGGCGGGGCGGCGCCCTGGTTCCTGCCGTCCCTCACAGCCGGTGATGCCCGCCGCCTCCAGGAGCTGTGGGAGCTCAGCCCGGAAGCCCTGGCCGGGGACTCCGTGCTGCACGGTGACCTTCGGCCGGACAATATCCTGCTGCGCTCGGGCAAGGCCCTGTTCTGTGACTGGAACTTCCTGGGCACCGGTGCGGCGTGGATCGACTGGGTGGGGGTGCTGCCCTACGCGCGCGGCGGCGGTCTCGACGTCGATTCCTGGCTAACGCGGTCCGCGCTCACCCGCGGGGTTCCGCCCGAGCATATCGATGCATTCCTGGCGGCACTGCTGGCCTACATGATCCATTCCGGATGCCAGCCGGAGGTCGAGTCGAGCCCGCAACTGCGCAGCCACGGGCGGCACACCGCACAGCTGATCCACGCCTGGACCTTAAGCCGTTGGGCACAGAAATAGCACTTGGCACTCTAGCCATGAGAGTGCTAATCTCTTTTCGCAAGTTGAGTGACACTGACTCAACTTTGAAACCGGATACCGCTTGTCTCAAGCGATCGAATGGAGGAGTTGATTTTCTATGGCTATGAAGTTTGATCCGTTCCAGGAACTCGACCGGATGGCACAGGCCCTGCGCGGCGAAGGTTCCCTGCGCGGCATGCCCATGGACCTCTACCGGCAGGGTGACCACTACATTCTTGCGGCCGATCTCCCGGGCATCGACCCCGGATCCATCGACGTCGACGTTGACGGCCAGCTCCTGACCATCCGTGCCCAGCGCACGCTGCACGGCGCTGACGGGGTGAAGTGGCTGACCCGGGAACGTGAAAGCGGATCCTTCCTGCGCCAGCTGAACCTGGGCCAGGGCATCGACACCGAAAGGATTGCCGCCAGCTACGAGAACGGCGTCCTGAGCGTGACCATTCCGGTGAGTGAGAAAGCCAAGCCGCGCAAGATTGCCGTCCAGGCGCCGACGGATGGCGCGGTAATCCAGCAGGACGAACAGCGTGAGGCGGTATCCGCCTAGCGGCACGGACGCAAAAGGGAACGCCCGTCCGGCGGGCGGGACACGGATAGGCG from Arthrobacter zhangbolii includes the following:
- a CDS encoding NADP-dependent oxidoreductase, yielding MSTYPETGREIHLASRPTGWPSEENFRLTEVTVPELQDGQVLVRNLHMSVDPYMRGRMNDVKSYVPPFKLDAPLEGGAIGEVVESRSDAHKPGDKVVHWLGWRDYAVLDGARARVIDTDLAPASAYLGVLGMPGETAYIGLTKVAEFREGDVVFVSGAAGAVGSLVGQIAKVMGAKKVIGSAGSAEKVQRLLDLGFDEAFNYHDGPVKDSLKKAAGADGIDVYFDNVGGEHLEAALSVMNKGGRVAMCGAISQYNDKGAASGPRNLALAIGKEITLRGFIVGSYSRYVDEFNTQMATWLQEGAVSYDETFVDGLENAPQAFIDLMKGANKGKMIVNLG
- a CDS encoding MarR family winged helix-turn-helix transcriptional regulator, whose translation is MNESLQRQVCFSLYSASRAATSLYRPMLEELNLTYPQFLVMTLLWEQDGQSVRDLGQALELDSGTLSPLIKRLEAAALVQRHRAVEDERRVRVHLTAAGRALEQKSRDLPDRVAAAAGLDPEELRSLQDTLAKVNSALRQAVVKDHEAPSR
- a CDS encoding aminoglycoside phosphotransferase family protein — protein: MHSPTVPVTDYRRTASRRPWAGLPAPVRQELTDLLGGSVTSVRPAGGGFTPGFAAVLSHGEGRSIFVKAAPASDAFVYPAYAREAQVAPLLPPDMPAPRLLGTRTVTAADTDWLLLAYEAVDGTMPGHPWTGTDLAAIEASCTASIRLLSNFPGHLSGSPVSQDITAVPSPFQAVADGGAAPWFLPSLTAGDARRLQELWELSPEALAGDSVLHGDLRPDNILLRSGKALFCDWNFLGTGAAWIDWVGVLPYARGGGLDVDSWLTRSALTRGVPPEHIDAFLAALLAYMIHSGCQPEVESSPQLRSHGRHTAQLIHAWTLSRWAQK
- a CDS encoding Hsp20/alpha crystallin family protein — its product is MAMKFDPFQELDRMAQALRGEGSLRGMPMDLYRQGDHYILAADLPGIDPGSIDVDVDGQLLTIRAQRTLHGADGVKWLTRERESGSFLRQLNLGQGIDTERIAASYENGVLSVTIPVSEKAKPRKIAVQAPTDGAVIQQDEQREAVSA